One genomic window of Daphnia pulex isolate KAP4 chromosome 10, ASM2113471v1 includes the following:
- the LOC124203798 gene encoding uncharacterized protein LOC124203798, with protein MWDSVFWNDDNYRPDKTTKTLNEIIKKLDKETQKKLANMFQKSEKQAEIREKLTSSNKGAEKRREEQTRRENQSKDANEKEMRRSQATHQEQFSRNQTRDDKSTTSRDDTDITVDGVGSDDGVKIATNNSHTHNTDQQNERKENAKKNSDEYDRKMDNKERIQHNYDSNSWANADRISSTISGKLSNDSDSSRRVEIVKEDVEKLLQESRNHVQWDGEKFVPKPMQLSRINLSKFRDTQSFQDRNVRVRYTTAELSAPIKFVEHAELTVTDEWNNLKEELKATTELLTTTVNDLVKTNTELRNAKNDLTNELKGTKKELEKTKANVNNLSAQLNETKKELVKTRADVTKNLDGLSSKLKATEKELAETKITAGNISTELKMNSNQLRQDLKVTEEKLKRDLRATSNDLETAKTNLASTRTELNSTKSAVSDLTTKLNARTSEIVDIGQMPTSCADLQRMGYKLSGFFSVKGTKKIEMIYCDFYPNQNDKQKWIGYADVKSTPVHFYVQRNSSFNTTKTPIPFELALANEGNAMDLTSGKFTALRPGIYFFSFAGVARLKSSSSYVDFYSYLYLNGNLIGSSNVYEDNVPVNQYSPMSLHSTLNLKTGDQVWVAFSYSGGSSSYLYDNSAHYTHFTGFMLEEEIVASL; from the exons ATGTGGGACTCTGTTTTCTGGAATGACGACAATTACCGGCCGGACAAGACGACGAaaactttaaatgaaatcattaaaaaactgGACAAggaaacccaaaagaaattggCGAATATGTTTCAAAAATCGGAGAAACAAGcggaaataagagaaaaattaacttCGAGTAATAAAGGCGCGGAGAAAAGACGAGAGGAACAAACTCGTCGcgaaaatcaatcgaaagatgcaaatgaaaaggaaatgagaagATCACAAGCAACTCATCAAGAACAATTTAGTCGCAATCAAACTCGCGATGACAAATCGACAACCAGCAGAGATGACACTGATATCACCGTCGATGGCGTCGGCTCTGATGACGGCGTTAAAATTGCGACCAATAATAGTCACACGCACAATACCGATCAGCAAAATGAGAGGAAGgaaaatgcaaagaaaaattcagatGAATATGACAGGAAAATggacaacaaagaaagaatccAACACAATTACGACTCAAACAGTTGGGCTAACGCGGACAGAATCAGTTCAACAATTTCAGGGAAATTGTCAAACGATTCCGATAGTTCCCGGCGAGTCGAAATTGTAAAGGAAGACgtggaaaaattattacaagAAAGTAGAAATCACGTCCAATGGGACGGAGAAAAATTCGTGCCCAAACCGATGCAACTGAGCAGAATCAATTTATCAAAATTTCGTGATACTCAATCGTTTCAGGATCGCAACGTTCGTGTCCGTTACACAACCGCTGAACTATCGGCGCCAATCAAATTTGTAGAACACGCAGAACTGACTGTCACCGACGAATGGAACAATTTAAAGGAGGAACttaaag cCACTACTGAACTCTTAACTACAACTGTGAACGACTTGGTGAAGACGAATACCGAACTGAGAAATGCGAAGAACGATTTAACTAAtgaattaaaag GGACTAAAAAGGAGTTGGAGAAAACAAAGGCCAACGTCAATAATTTATCTGCCCAATTAAATG aGACTAAAAAGGAGTTGGTGAAAACGAGGGCTGATGTAACCAAAAACCTCGATGGTTTATCTTCAAAATTAAAGG cGACCGAGAAAGAATTGGCAGAGACAAAAATAACGGCCGGGAATATTTCAACTGAGCTCAAAA TGAATTCAAACCAATTACGTCAAGATCTAAAAGTCACtgaagaaaaacttaaaagagatctgagag caacctcaaatgatttggaaactgcaaaaacaaatttggccTCAACGAGAACGGAATTGAACAGCACCAAGTCAGCCGTTTCGGATTTGACAACCAAATTAAATg cCCGAACGAGTGAAATAGTTGACATTGGTCAAATGCCAACCTCGTGTGCGGATCTGCAGCGAATGGGATATAAACTGAGCGGATTCTTTTCCGTaaaaggaacgaaaaagaTAGAAATGATTTATTGTGACTTTTATCCTAATCAAAATG acaaacagaaatggatcggatacgccgacgtcaaatcgacgcccgtccatttctacgtccagagaaattcttcatttaacACAACGAAAACTCCAATTCCGTTCGAGTTGGCGTTGGCGAACGAGGGAAATGCCATGGATTTGACGTCGGGGAAATTCACGGCACTgcgaccgggaatttattttttctctttcgcggGAGTGGCGCGTCttaaatcttcatcttcttatgttgatttttattcttatctTTATTTGAATGGGAATCTAATCGGGTCGAGTAATGTTTACGAGGATAACGTCCCCGTCAATCAATATAGTCCAATGTCTTTGCATTCGACGCTCAACTTGAAAACAGGCGATCAAGTCTGGGTGGCGTTTTCTTATTCTGGTGGTTCATCCTCGTATTTGTATGACAACAGTGCCCACTACacccatttcacgggtttcatgttggaggaggaaattgtggCGTCCCTTTGA